From Cronobacter turicensis z3032, the proteins below share one genomic window:
- the cysU gene encoding Sulfate transport system permease protein cysT — MSKRVLPGFTLSLGTSLLFVCLVLLLPLSALVMQVSQMSWAQYWDVISNPQVVAAYKVTLLSAAVASLFNGAFGLLMAWILTRYRFPGRTLLDALMDLPFALPTAVAGLTLASLFSVNGFYGEWLAKFDIKVTYTWLGIAVAMAFTSIPFVVRTVQPVLEELGPEYEEAAETLGATRLQSFRKVVLPELSPALMAGVALSFTRSLGEFGAVIFIAGNIAWKTEVTSLMIFVRLQEFDYPAASAIASVILAASLLLLFAINTLQSRFGRRVVGH; from the coding sequence GTGTCTAAACGCGTGCTGCCGGGGTTTACGTTAAGCCTCGGCACCAGTTTGCTGTTTGTCTGCCTTGTCCTGCTGCTGCCGCTGAGCGCGCTGGTGATGCAGGTGTCCCAGATGAGCTGGGCGCAGTACTGGGACGTGATTTCCAACCCGCAGGTCGTGGCGGCGTACAAAGTGACGCTGCTCTCGGCGGCGGTCGCCTCGCTGTTCAACGGCGCGTTCGGCCTGCTGATGGCCTGGATTTTAACCCGCTACCGTTTTCCGGGCCGCACGCTGCTGGACGCGCTGATGGATCTGCCGTTCGCGCTGCCGACCGCCGTGGCTGGCCTGACGCTCGCCTCGCTGTTTTCGGTGAACGGCTTCTACGGCGAGTGGCTGGCGAAGTTTGATATCAAAGTAACCTATACCTGGCTTGGCATCGCGGTGGCGATGGCGTTTACCAGTATTCCTTTTGTGGTGCGTACCGTTCAGCCGGTGCTTGAAGAGCTGGGCCCGGAGTATGAAGAGGCGGCGGAAACCCTGGGCGCCACGCGCCTGCAAAGCTTTCGCAAAGTGGTGCTGCCGGAGCTTTCTCCGGCGCTGATGGCGGGCGTAGCGCTCTCTTTCACCCGCAGCCTTGGCGAATTTGGCGCGGTGATTTTTATCGCGGGCAATATCGCCTGGAAAACCGAAGTGACCTCGCTGATGATTTTTGTGCGTTTGCAGGAGTTTGACTACCCGGCCGCGAGCGCTATCGCCTCGGTTATCCTTGCCGCGTCGCTGCTGCTGCTGTTTGCGATTAACACGCTGCAAAGCCGGTTTGGACGCAGGGTGGTGGGACACTGA
- the cysP gene encoding Thiosulfate-binding protein has translation MVITFIRCKMAVKSVKKAWGALAISLLMAGSAQATELLNSSYDVSRELFAALNPSFEQQWAKDNNGDKLTIKQSHAGSSKQALAILQGLKADVVTYNQVTDVQILHDKGNLIPADWQARLPNNSSPFYSTMAFLVRKGNPKNIHDWNDLVRPDVKLIFPNPKTSGNARYTYLAAWGAADKADGGDKAKTQQFMTQFLKNVEVFDTGGRGATTTFVERGLGDVLISFESEVNNIRNQYAKEGYEVVVPKVNILAEFPVAWVDKNVKANGTEKAAKAYLNWLYSPQAQQIITSYYYRVNNPQVMESLKDKFPQTELFRVEDAFGKWPDVMKTHFSSGGEFDKLVAAGRK, from the coding sequence ATCGTTATCACATTTATAAGGTGCAAAATGGCCGTGAAATCAGTGAAAAAAGCATGGGGCGCGCTGGCGATTTCTCTGCTGATGGCAGGTTCCGCGCAGGCGACTGAACTGCTTAACAGCTCTTATGATGTTTCGCGCGAGCTGTTCGCTGCCCTGAACCCGTCGTTTGAACAGCAATGGGCGAAGGATAACAACGGCGATAAGCTGACGATCAAACAGTCTCATGCGGGCTCCTCCAAGCAGGCGCTCGCGATTCTACAGGGCTTAAAAGCAGACGTTGTAACTTATAACCAGGTGACCGACGTTCAGATCCTGCATGACAAAGGCAATCTGATCCCGGCCGACTGGCAGGCGCGTCTGCCGAACAATAGCTCGCCGTTTTACTCCACCATGGCGTTCCTGGTGCGTAAAGGGAACCCGAAAAACATTCACGACTGGAATGACCTGGTGCGCCCGGACGTGAAACTGATTTTCCCGAACCCGAAAACCTCCGGCAACGCGCGTTATACCTATCTGGCGGCCTGGGGCGCGGCGGATAAAGCCGACGGCGGCGACAAAGCCAAAACCCAGCAGTTCATGACCCAGTTCCTGAAAAACGTTGAGGTGTTCGACACCGGCGGTCGCGGCGCAACCACTACGTTTGTGGAGCGCGGCCTCGGCGACGTGCTGATTAGCTTTGAATCGGAAGTGAATAACATCCGTAATCAGTACGCCAAAGAAGGCTATGAAGTGGTCGTGCCGAAGGTGAATATCCTGGCGGAATTCCCGGTGGCGTGGGTCGATAAAAACGTGAAGGCCAACGGCACAGAGAAAGCGGCCAAAGCCTACCTCAACTGGCTCTACAGCCCGCAGGCGCAGCAGATTATCACCAGCTATTACTACCGCGTGAATAACCCGCAGGTGATGGAATCGCTGAAAGACAAATTCCCGCAAACCGAGCTGTTTCGCGTGGAAGACGCGTTCGGCAAATGGCCGGACGTGATGAAAACCCATTTCTCCAGCGGCGGTGAGTTCGACAAGCTGGTGGCGGCGGGGCGTAAGTAA
- the yfeX gene encoding Uncharacterized protein yfeX, which yields MLPEHCRAAIWLEASVDESQRETLRGASKIFADKVATFQAQFPEANLGVVVAFGHTLWRSLTNDDSAAELKDFTPLGKGLAPATQHDVLIHILSLRHDVNFSVAQAALEAFGDALNIEEETHGFRWVEDRDLSGFVDGTENPAGEETRREVAVIQDGVDMGGSYVFVQRWEHNLKQLNRMSVPDQEMMIGRTKAANEEIDGDARPVTSHLSRVDLKEDGKGLKIVRQSLPYGTASGVHGLYFCAYCARLHNIEQQLRSMFGDTDGKRDAMLRFTRPVTGGYYFAPSLTRLLNL from the coding sequence ATTTTGCCGGAGCATTGTCGCGCGGCTATCTGGCTTGAAGCGAGCGTTGATGAAAGCCAGCGCGAGACGCTGCGCGGGGCGAGTAAAATTTTCGCCGATAAAGTAGCGACCTTTCAGGCGCAGTTTCCCGAGGCGAATCTCGGCGTCGTCGTGGCGTTCGGCCATACGTTGTGGCGTTCGCTGACGAATGATGACAGCGCGGCAGAGCTGAAAGACTTTACGCCGCTCGGCAAAGGGCTTGCGCCTGCTACCCAGCACGACGTGCTGATCCACATTCTCTCGCTGCGCCATGATGTGAATTTCTCGGTCGCCCAGGCGGCGCTGGAGGCTTTCGGCGACGCGCTGAACATTGAAGAAGAAACCCACGGTTTTCGCTGGGTGGAAGATCGCGACCTGAGCGGCTTTGTCGACGGCACCGAAAACCCGGCGGGCGAAGAGACGCGCCGCGAGGTGGCGGTGATTCAGGACGGCGTCGACATGGGCGGCAGCTACGTATTTGTGCAGCGCTGGGAGCATAACCTGAAACAGCTCAACCGTATGAGCGTGCCGGATCAGGAGATGATGATCGGGCGCACCAAAGCCGCTAACGAAGAGATTGACGGCGACGCGCGTCCGGTCACGTCACATCTTTCTCGCGTTGATCTGAAAGAGGACGGCAAAGGCCTGAAGATTGTGCGCCAGAGCCTGCCTTACGGTACTGCCAGCGGCGTACATGGCCTCTACTTCTGCGCCTACTGCGCGCGTCTCCATAATATTGAGCAGCAACTGCGGAGCATGTTTGGCGACACTGACGGCAAGCGCGACGCCATGCTGCGCTTCACGCGGCCGGTGACCGGCGGCTACTATTTCGCCCCGTCGTTGACCCGTCTGCTTAACCTCTGA
- the yfeY gene encoding Uncharacterized protein yfeY, with amino-acid sequence MKKLPLLLCGTSLLLGGCSTLSNVNWSKAAPWHWFDGWGSSLEVTEKGVGDITADTPLQEAAVSEALGDDYRLRSGMRANGGTIVRYFEAMKENQLALVIDGENGTVSRIDVLDKAIPTDSGVEIGTPFGDLYKKAQGACQKASAPDDAGVECKAPGSEHISYVFSGEWRGPQELMPPDDALKGWTLKKIIWRR; translated from the coding sequence ATGAAGAAATTGCCTCTGCTGCTGTGTGGAACATCGCTGTTACTGGGCGGGTGCTCGACGCTCTCTAACGTTAACTGGTCAAAGGCGGCGCCGTGGCACTGGTTTGACGGGTGGGGATCGTCGCTGGAAGTGACGGAAAAAGGCGTCGGCGATATCACTGCCGATACGCCGCTTCAGGAAGCGGCGGTGAGCGAGGCGCTGGGCGACGACTATCGCCTGCGCAGCGGCATGCGCGCCAACGGCGGCACCATTGTGCGCTATTTCGAAGCGATGAAAGAGAACCAGCTGGCGCTGGTCATTGACGGTGAAAACGGCACGGTGAGCCGCATCGACGTACTGGATAAAGCGATACCCACCGACAGCGGCGTGGAGATCGGCACCCCGTTTGGCGATCTCTATAAAAAAGCCCAGGGCGCCTGTCAGAAAGCCAGCGCGCCGGATGACGCGGGCGTGGAGTGTAAGGCGCCTGGCAGCGAGCATATTAGCTATGTCTTTAGCGGCGAATGGCGCGGCCCGCAGGAGCTGATGCCGCCGGATGACGCGCTTAAAGGCTGGACGCTGAAAAAGATTATCTGGCGCCGCTGA
- the yfeZ gene encoding Inner membrane protein yfeZ yields MYLPSDYDSRGWLKPPALFWAVLLLQARTWGLFVLAGASRGQGEALLGLFYPDRQSFWLGLAAGMPAMLTFLLSGRRHDYPRLWRGARYVLMLTQAVMLIAQALLLWREMPGGIALALLALDAWALWLLVSHRRLRACFETPQP; encoded by the coding sequence GTGTATTTACCTTCCGATTACGATAGTCGCGGCTGGCTGAAACCCCCGGCGCTGTTCTGGGCGGTGCTGTTATTACAGGCGCGTACCTGGGGGTTATTTGTGCTGGCGGGCGCGTCGCGCGGGCAGGGCGAGGCGCTACTGGGGCTCTTTTACCCCGACCGTCAAAGCTTCTGGCTGGGTCTTGCTGCGGGCATGCCCGCGATGCTGACGTTTTTATTAAGCGGGCGGCGGCATGACTATCCGCGCCTGTGGCGCGGCGCGCGTTATGTGTTGATGCTGACGCAGGCCGTGATGCTGATAGCGCAGGCCTTGCTGCTCTGGCGCGAGATGCCGGGCGGCATCGCCCTGGCCCTGCTGGCGCTGGATGCCTGGGCGCTGTGGCTGCTGGTCTCGCATCGCCGTCTACGCGCCTGTTTTGAAACGCCGCAGCCCTGA
- the ygiW gene encoding Protein ygiW, protein MSVTPVMAQKGGFSGPDNSASANATNKGGFQGPDAASTTVSEAKNLRDDAWVVLEGNIVRKMGKELYEFRDASGSINVDIDDHVWNGATITPKDKVRLEGEVDKDWNSVEIDVKKITKG, encoded by the coding sequence CTGTCCGTAACGCCTGTGATGGCGCAGAAAGGCGGCTTCTCTGGCCCGGATAACAGCGCCAGCGCTAACGCCACTAACAAAGGCGGTTTCCAGGGGCCGGACGCCGCAAGCACCACCGTCAGCGAAGCGAAGAACCTGCGCGACGACGCGTGGGTGGTGCTGGAAGGCAACATCGTGCGCAAGATGGGCAAAGAGCTCTATGAGTTCCGCGACGCCAGCGGCAGCATCAACGTAGACATTGACGACCACGTCTGGAACGGCGCGACCATCACGCCGAAAGACAAAGTGCGTCTCGAAGGTGAAGTCGATAAAGACTGGAATTCCGTCGAAATCGACGTGAAGAAAATCACCAAAGGCTAA
- the ypeA gene encoding Acetyltransferase ypeA, translating into MEIRVFRQADFEEVITLWERCDLLRSWNDPEMDIERKLNHDPDLFLVAEVSGEIVGSIMGGYDGHRGSAYYLGVHPEFRGRGIANALLNRLEKKLIARGCPKINIQIREENDVVLGMYERLGYEHQDVISLGKRLIEDQEY; encoded by the coding sequence ATGGAGATACGCGTTTTTCGCCAGGCCGACTTTGAAGAAGTCATTACCCTGTGGGAGCGTTGCGATCTGCTGCGTTCGTGGAACGATCCTGAAATGGATATCGAACGTAAACTCAACCATGACCCGGATCTTTTTCTGGTGGCGGAAGTGAGCGGCGAAATCGTCGGCTCCATCATGGGCGGCTATGATGGTCATCGCGGATCGGCGTATTACCTGGGCGTGCACCCGGAATTTCGCGGGCGCGGCATTGCGAACGCGCTCTTAAACCGCCTGGAGAAGAAGCTCATCGCGCGCGGCTGCCCGAAAATCAATATCCAGATCCGCGAAGAAAACGACGTCGTGCTCGGCATGTACGAGCGGCTTGGCTATGAACATCAGGATGTGATTAGCCTTGGCAAACGGCTCATTGAAGATCAGGAATACTGA
- the amiA gene encoding Probable N-acetylmuramoyl-L-alanine amidase amiA: MSTFKPLKKLTSRRQLLRAGLAALALTGINQALAKEESPALSTRNSHSKPKAKKAGARRLVMLDPGHGGIDTGAIGHNGSKEKHVVLAIAKNVRAILRAHGINAKLTRSNDTFIPLYDRVEIAHKHGADLFMSIHADGFTSPSAAGASVFALSNRGASSAMAKYLSERENAADDVAGSKVKNKDHYLQQVLFDLVQTDTIKNSLTLGSHILRQIKPVHRLHSRNTEQAAFVVLKSPSIPSVLVETSFITNPQEEKLLGTAAFRQKIATAIANGVISYFNWFDNHKAHSKRG, from the coding sequence ATGAGCACTTTCAAACCCTTAAAAAAACTCACCTCGCGACGTCAGCTATTGCGCGCAGGCCTTGCCGCGCTCGCACTGACCGGTATTAACCAGGCGCTGGCGAAAGAAGAGAGCCCGGCGCTCAGCACGCGTAACAGTCACAGCAAACCGAAGGCGAAAAAAGCGGGCGCGCGCCGTCTCGTGATGCTCGATCCGGGCCACGGCGGCATCGATACCGGCGCTATCGGCCATAACGGCTCGAAAGAAAAGCATGTGGTGCTCGCCATCGCGAAAAACGTGCGCGCCATTCTGCGCGCCCACGGCATCAACGCCAAACTGACGCGCAGCAACGACACCTTTATCCCGCTCTACGATCGCGTTGAAATCGCGCACAAACACGGCGCGGACCTGTTTATGTCGATTCACGCCGACGGCTTTACCAGCCCCAGCGCCGCGGGCGCGTCGGTCTTCGCGCTCTCCAACCGCGGCGCCAGTAGCGCCATGGCGAAATACCTCTCCGAGCGTGAAAACGCCGCCGACGACGTGGCAGGCAGCAAGGTCAAAAATAAAGATCACTATCTGCAACAGGTGCTGTTCGATCTGGTGCAGACCGACACCATTAAAAATAGCCTGACGCTCGGCTCGCATATTCTGCGCCAGATAAAACCGGTTCATCGCCTGCACAGCCGTAACACGGAACAGGCGGCGTTCGTGGTGCTGAAGTCGCCGTCGATTCCGTCCGTGCTGGTGGAAACCTCGTTTATCACCAACCCGCAGGAAGAAAAGCTGCTGGGCACGGCCGCTTTTCGCCAGAAGATAGCGACCGCCATCGCCAATGGGGTCATCAGCTATTTCAACTGGTTTGATAACCACAAAGCCCACTCGAAACGAGGCTAA
- the hemF gene encoding Coproporphyrinogen-III oxidase, aerobic: MAPDIQRVKAFLLDLQDRICQQLAAVDGDHFVEDAWQREGGGGGRSRVLRDGVVFEQAGVNFSHVHGDAMPASATAHRPELAGRSFEAMGVSLVVHPRNPYVPTSHANVRFFIAEKPGADPVWWFGGGFDLTPFYGFEEDASHWHRTARDLCAPFGDDVYPRYKKWCDDYFYLKHRQEARGIGGLFFDDLNTPDFDTCFAFMQAVGDGYLKAYLPIVERRKALPWGEREREFQLYRRGRYVEFNLVWDRGTLFGLQTGGRTESILMSMPPLVRWEYGYQPEENSPEAALYRDFLPVRDWVK, translated from the coding sequence ATGGCACCCGATATTCAGCGCGTAAAAGCTTTTCTGCTCGATTTACAAGACCGCATCTGCCAGCAACTGGCGGCGGTGGACGGCGACCATTTCGTCGAAGACGCCTGGCAGCGTGAAGGCGGCGGCGGCGGACGTAGCCGCGTATTGCGCGACGGCGTGGTGTTCGAGCAGGCGGGCGTGAACTTCTCCCATGTGCATGGCGATGCTATGCCCGCGTCCGCCACCGCGCACCGCCCGGAACTGGCAGGCCGCAGCTTTGAGGCGATGGGCGTGTCGCTGGTCGTGCATCCGCGCAACCCGTATGTGCCGACAAGCCACGCCAACGTGCGCTTTTTCATTGCCGAGAAACCGGGCGCCGATCCGGTCTGGTGGTTTGGCGGCGGCTTTGATTTAACGCCGTTTTATGGCTTTGAAGAGGACGCCTCGCACTGGCACCGCACCGCGCGGGATCTCTGCGCGCCTTTCGGCGATGACGTCTACCCGCGTTATAAAAAATGGTGCGATGATTATTTCTATCTGAAGCATCGCCAGGAAGCGCGCGGCATCGGCGGGCTGTTCTTTGACGATCTCAACACGCCCGATTTCGATACCTGCTTTGCGTTTATGCAGGCGGTGGGCGACGGCTATCTCAAGGCTTATTTGCCCATCGTGGAGCGCCGTAAAGCGCTGCCCTGGGGCGAGCGCGAGCGCGAATTCCAGCTCTACCGTCGCGGCCGCTATGTGGAGTTTAATCTGGTGTGGGACCGCGGCACGCTGTTTGGCCTGCAAACCGGCGGGCGCACCGAGTCGATACTGATGTCGATGCCGCCGCTGGTGCGCTGGGAATATGGCTATCAGCCGGAAGAAAACAGCCCGGAAGCGGCGCTGTACCGCGATTTCCTGCCGGTGCGCGACTGGGTGAAATAA
- the mtnA gene encoding Methylthioribose-1-phosphate isomerase, producing the protein MQTLQTTSLRVVDNKLWILDQQALPQQKNWLPADNTEALVGHIHALRVRGAPLIGLSASLLLALLAEHGMTRDALGQALDVLRAARPTAVNLMNNLDRMKQALTQPDFAAALGAEALRLVQEDRELCERIARAGSELVAPGSRLLTHCNTGGLATAGVGTALGVIARAHEEGKVANVWVDETRPLLQGGRLTAWELGELAVPYQLITDSMAAS; encoded by the coding sequence ATGCAGACACTTCAGACGACCAGCCTGCGGGTGGTGGATAATAAGCTCTGGATCCTCGACCAGCAGGCGCTGCCGCAGCAGAAAAACTGGCTGCCCGCCGATAACACAGAAGCGCTGGTGGGACACATTCACGCGCTGCGGGTGCGCGGCGCGCCGTTAATTGGCCTGTCGGCAAGCCTGTTGCTGGCGCTGCTGGCCGAACATGGCATGACGCGCGACGCGCTAGGTCAGGCGCTCGACGTACTGCGTGCGGCACGCCCGACGGCGGTGAACCTGATGAACAATCTCGACCGCATGAAACAGGCGCTCACGCAGCCGGACTTCGCGGCGGCGCTGGGGGCGGAAGCCTTGCGCCTGGTGCAGGAAGATCGCGAGCTGTGCGAGCGCATCGCGCGCGCCGGGAGTGAACTCGTGGCGCCGGGCAGCCGTCTGCTCACCCACTGCAATACCGGCGGACTCGCGACGGCGGGCGTCGGCACGGCGCTGGGCGTGATTGCGCGCGCGCATGAAGAGGGCAAGGTGGCGAACGTCTGGGTGGATGAAACCCGGCCGCTGTTGCAGGGTGGGCGCTTAACCGCCTGGGAGCTTGGCGAGCTTGCCGTGCCGTATCAGCTGATCACCGATTCGATGGCGGCGAGCTGA
- the mtnK gene encoding Methylthioribose kinase, protein MSQYRTFTASDAVAYAQQFGGLSAPEELVSAQEIGDGNLNLVFKIFDTQGTSRVIVKQALPYVRCVGESWPLTLDRARLEAQTLVAHYQHCPAHTVKIHHYDPALAVMVMEDLSDHRIWRGELIKGAHYPQAAQQLGEYLAQTLFHTSDFYLHPHAKKAEVARFINPEMCEITEDLFFNDPYQVHERNNYPAELEAEVAALRDDNALKCAVAALKHRFFSHAEALLHGDIHSGSIFVADGSLKAIDAEFGYFGPVGFDVGTAIGNLLLNYCGAPGQLGIREAADAREQRLIDIATLWHTFAERFQTLAREKTRDAALAQPGYASEFLKKVWTDAVGFAGTELIRRSVGLSHVADIDTIQDEEMKLSCLRHAIGLGKALILLAPRIESADEFIARVRQYG, encoded by the coding sequence ATGTCGCAATACCGAACCTTTACGGCCAGCGATGCGGTGGCTTATGCGCAACAATTTGGCGGACTCAGCGCGCCGGAAGAACTGGTCAGCGCGCAGGAGATCGGCGACGGCAATCTCAATCTGGTTTTTAAAATCTTTGATACGCAGGGCACCAGCCGCGTTATCGTCAAACAGGCGCTGCCCTACGTGCGCTGCGTGGGGGAATCCTGGCCGCTGACGCTCGATCGCGCGCGCCTCGAAGCCCAGACGCTGGTGGCGCATTATCAGCACTGCCCGGCGCATACGGTCAAAATTCATCATTACGATCCGGCGCTTGCCGTCATGGTGATGGAAGATCTCTCCGATCACCGCATCTGGCGCGGCGAACTCATCAAAGGCGCGCACTACCCGCAGGCGGCTCAACAGCTTGGCGAATATCTGGCGCAGACGCTGTTTCATACCAGCGATTTTTATCTGCACCCCCATGCAAAAAAAGCCGAAGTGGCGCGCTTTATTAATCCGGAAATGTGCGAAATCACCGAAGATCTGTTCTTTAACGATCCGTATCAGGTTCATGAGCGCAATAACTACCCGGCCGAGCTTGAAGCCGAGGTCGCCGCGCTGCGCGACGACAACGCGCTGAAGTGCGCCGTGGCCGCGCTCAAGCACCGCTTTTTCTCCCATGCCGAAGCGCTGCTGCACGGCGATATTCACAGCGGCTCGATTTTTGTCGCCGACGGCAGCCTGAAGGCTATCGACGCCGAGTTCGGGTATTTCGGCCCGGTGGGCTTTGATGTTGGTACGGCCATCGGCAACCTGCTGCTGAACTACTGCGGCGCACCGGGCCAGCTCGGCATCCGTGAAGCCGCCGACGCGCGCGAACAGCGTCTGATCGATATCGCCACGCTGTGGCACACCTTCGCCGAGCGTTTCCAGACGCTGGCGCGCGAGAAAACCCGCGATGCGGCGCTGGCCCAGCCGGGGTACGCCAGCGAGTTTTTGAAAAAGGTGTGGACGGATGCCGTTGGTTTTGCCGGTACGGAGCTTATTCGCCGAAGCGTCGGGCTGTCTCACGTGGCGGATATCGACACCATTCAGGATGAAGAGATGAAGCTGTCGTGCCTGCGCCACGCCATCGGGCTTGGCAAGGCGCTGATCCTCCTTGCCCCGCGTATTGAGAGCGCCGACGAGTTTATCGCCCGCGTGCGGCAGTACGGTTAA
- the rbsA1 gene encoding Ribose import ATP-binding protein rbsA 1 — protein sequence MWRRLAMSLNQRLEMRAISLAFSGFPALTQVDFILRAGSVHALTGANGAGKSTLMAVLSGAWDHYQGQILLDGEPANIRSPRDAKALGIHLVQQEVDAALVPGLSVAENIMLDSLREGGLRYRWGETRRRARAALAQLDVDMDVNRRIDSCSLAEKQHVLLARALSHHCRYLILDEPTAPLDQHESERLFAVVRRLQAQGMGVVFISHRIHELKAICDTLTVLRDGRLIESGPMASLSGSQIVEKMLGHALDTLYPPRRPTPDDAVLLAVDGLHDETLLQDISLRLRKGEILGIAGLAGAGKTELCKALFGASKSTLRQGELAGRPWRPTDPADSVARGLALVPEERRKEGIFIDEPIAMNLAASADGSFTRWGVFGRRDAWRWAQEVISRLGIRASGPEQRLRRLSGGNQQKVAIGKWLRGNNDVLIFDEPTKGVDVKAKTDLFNLIDGLARQGKGIIYASGEFAELVGLCDRICVLWDGRIVAELDGREASEETLLLYSTGGTPA from the coding sequence GTGTGGAGACGTCTCGCTATGTCCCTGAACCAGCGCCTTGAGATGCGCGCGATATCCCTGGCCTTCAGCGGCTTCCCGGCGCTGACGCAGGTGGATTTCATCCTGCGCGCCGGGTCCGTGCATGCGCTTACCGGGGCAAACGGCGCCGGAAAATCGACGCTGATGGCGGTGCTCTCCGGCGCCTGGGATCACTATCAGGGCCAGATCCTGCTGGATGGCGAACCCGCGAACATCCGCTCCCCGCGCGACGCCAAGGCGCTCGGCATTCATCTGGTGCAGCAGGAAGTGGACGCCGCGCTGGTGCCGGGGCTGAGCGTCGCGGAAAACATTATGCTCGACAGCTTGCGCGAGGGCGGGCTGCGCTACCGCTGGGGTGAAACTCGCCGCCGCGCCCGTGCGGCGCTGGCGCAGCTTGATGTCGATATGGACGTCAATCGCCGTATCGACAGTTGCTCGCTTGCCGAAAAACAGCATGTGCTGCTGGCGCGGGCGCTCTCGCATCACTGCCGTTACCTGATTCTCGATGAACCCACCGCGCCGCTCGATCAACATGAAAGCGAACGCCTGTTCGCGGTGGTCAGACGCCTCCAGGCGCAGGGCATGGGCGTGGTGTTTATCTCTCACCGCATTCATGAACTGAAGGCCATCTGCGACACCCTGACGGTGCTGCGCGACGGCAGGCTGATTGAGAGCGGGCCGATGGCCTCGCTCTCCGGCTCGCAGATTGTCGAGAAAATGCTGGGCCACGCGCTCGACACGCTCTACCCGCCGCGCCGCCCGACGCCTGACGATGCGGTGTTGCTGGCGGTAGACGGGTTGCATGACGAGACGCTGCTACAGGACATTTCGCTGCGTCTGCGCAAAGGGGAGATCCTGGGCATCGCCGGGCTCGCCGGCGCCGGAAAAACGGAGCTGTGCAAGGCGCTCTTTGGCGCGAGCAAAAGCACGCTGCGTCAGGGCGAGCTTGCGGGGCGTCCGTGGCGGCCCACCGATCCTGCCGATTCAGTGGCGCGCGGGCTGGCGCTGGTGCCGGAAGAGCGGCGTAAAGAGGGCATTTTTATCGACGAGCCAATTGCCATGAATCTCGCCGCCAGCGCCGACGGCAGCTTTACCCGCTGGGGGGTGTTTGGTCGCCGCGACGCCTGGCGCTGGGCGCAGGAGGTCATTTCGCGTCTCGGCATTCGCGCGAGCGGGCCAGAGCAGCGGCTTCGCAGGCTTTCCGGCGGCAATCAGCAGAAGGTCGCTATCGGCAAATGGCTGCGCGGGAATAACGACGTGCTGATTTTCGATGAGCCGACCAAGGGCGTGGATGTCAAAGCCAAAACCGATCTGTTCAACCTGATTGACGGGCTCGCCCGTCAGGGCAAGGGCATTATTTACGCCTCCGGCGAATTCGCCGAGCTGGTGGGCCTGTGCGACCGCATCTGCGTGCTGTGGGACGGTCGCATCGTCGCGGAGCTCGATGGCCGTGAAGCCAGCGAAGAAACCTTATTACTCTATTCCACCGGAGGAACCCCCGCGTGA